The genome window ATCCCGACCTGATCCTGCTCGACGTGCTGATGCCGGACATGGATGGCATCGAAACCTGCCGCCGCCTCAAGCAGCATCCGCTGACGCAGGGTATTCCCGTCATCTTCATGAGCGCCAGGACGGAGACGGAAGACGTGGTGGCCGGTTTCGACTGCGGCGCCGTCGACTACATCAGCAAACCGCTGCGCATGGCCGAAGTGTGCGCGCGCGTGCGCGCCCAGCTGCACATCCGCAGCAGCAATGAAACCCAGCAGGAGCAGGCCGAGCGCCTGCGCACCATCGTCAACAACATGGCCGAGGGCTTGCTGATCATCGAGGCGGACGGGCGCATCCAGTACACCAACCCGGCCTGCGACCAGTACCTGGGCTACCGCGAAAACGAATTGGCCGGACGCTCGATCGCTGAACTGCTCAGCCCCCTGGTGACGCAGGAATACCTCGATTACTTCAGCATGTACGCCGCCAATCCGGAAAAAGCGCACAACCACGGCACGCGCGAAGTGGTGATCCGCCACCGCACCGGCGCGGCGCTGAGCATGGACCTGACGCTGACACCCATGTATCTGCGCCAGCCCCTGTATATCGGCCTGCTGCACGACATCACGCACCACAAGCAGTCGGAAGACGCGCTGCAGCGCGCCGCCTATCTCGATCCGCTGACAAAAATAGCCAACCGCCGGCATTTCGACAGTTTCCTGGAAAAAGAGTGGCAGCGCGCCGTGCGCGGCGGCGGAGCCCTGTCGCTGGTGGTGCTCGACGTCGACCACTTCAAGCTGTACAACGACAGCCTGGGCCACCCGGCCGGCGACAGCTGCC of Janthinobacterium sp. PAMC25594 contains these proteins:
- a CDS encoding diguanylate cyclase domain-containing protein, with product MSPGSVEHSQRRNAAILIVDDAPANLELLRKLMSEQGYQTYVATSGERALAIAQRAHPDLILLDVLMPDMDGIETCRRLKQHPLTQGIPVIFMSARTETEDVVAGFDCGAVDYISKPLRMAEVCARVRAQLHIRSSNETQQEQAERLRTIVNNMAEGLLIIEADGRIQYTNPACDQYLGYRENELAGRSIAELLSPLVTQEYLDYFSMYAANPEKAHNHGTREVVIRHRTGAALSMDLTLTPMYLRQPLYIGLLHDITHHKQSEDALQRAAYLDPLTKIANRRHFDSFLEKEWQRAVRGGGALSLVVLDVDHFKLYNDSLGHPAGDSCLQQVAQAIASHAARPGDLAARYGGEEFVMLLADTDADGALHLAEAIRMHIEALQLPHPRSATSPWITVSIGVATIHPHQLDDREALFVAADRALYVAKEAGRNQVRATHSGSTAWKTVKALVLR